ATGGATCTGCCGAAGCCGGATGAGATGACTGGAACTTCCATGATTGCAGCACGTAAATAAGTGGTTCATAATGGAACATAAACATAACATTAAAAGGAGACTATACACATGACTATTATTTCTGATGTATATGCACGCGAAGTCCTTGACTCCCGTGGCAATCCAACCGTAGAGGTTGAAGTATACCTGGAATCCGGTGCAATCGGTCGCGCGATCGTTCCATCCGGTGCTTCCACTGGCGTTCACGAAGCCGTTGAGCTTCGCGACGACGACAAATCCCGTTACCTGGGCAAAGGCGTTCTGAAAGCTGTTGAGAACGTGAACGAAATCATCGCACCTGAAGTGATTGGCATGGACGCTCTGGACCAGCTTGGCATCGATAAACTGATGATCGCTTTGGACGGTACGCCGAACAAAGGCAAATTGGGTGCGAACGCAATTCTGGCCGTATCCATGGCTGTAGCTCGCGCTGCTGCTGATGCATTGGATCTTCCACTGTATGTTTACCTTGGCGGATTCAACGCAAAACAACTTCCAGTACCTATGATGAACATCGTTAACGGTGGCGCTCACGCGGACAACAACGTTGACGTTCAAGAGTTCATGGTATTGCCTGTTGGCGCACCTAGCTTCAAAGAAGCGCTTCGCATGGGCGCTGAAATCTTCCACAACCTGAAATCCGTTCTGAAGGGCAAAGGCCTGAACACAGCGGTTGGCGACGAAGGCGGCTTCGCTCCTAACTTCACGTCTAACGAAGATGCACTGTCTTCCATCATCGAAGCGATCGAAAAAGCCGGCTACAAGCCAGGTGAAGATGTATTGCTGGGTATGGACGTTGCTTCCACCGAGTTCTTCAAAGATGGCAAGTATGTTCTGGAAGGCGAAGGCAAATCCTTCACGCCGGCAGAATTCGTGGACTTGCTCGCTTCTTGGGTAGACAAATACCCAATCGTAACCATCGAAGACGGATGCTCCGAGGACGATTGGGAAGGTTGGAAATTGCTCACCGAGAAATTGGGTAACAAAATTCAACTCGTGGGTGACGACCTGTTCGTTACCAACACCGAGCGTCTGGAAAAAGGTATCAACGAAGGCATCGGTAACTCCATCCTGATCAAAGTAAACCAAATCGGTACATTGACTGAAACGTTCGATGCGATCGAAATGGCAAAACGCGCAGGATACACGGCTGTCATCTCCCACCGTTCCGGTGAGTCCGAGGACAGCACGATCGCTGATATCGCGGTGGCTACTAATGCTGGTCAGATCAAAACGGGTGCTCCTTCCCGTACGGACCGTGTGGCGAAATACAACCAATTGCTTCGTATCGAAG
This Paenibacillus sp. JZ16 DNA region includes the following protein-coding sequences:
- the eno gene encoding phosphopyruvate hydratase, whose translation is MTIISDVYAREVLDSRGNPTVEVEVYLESGAIGRAIVPSGASTGVHEAVELRDDDKSRYLGKGVLKAVENVNEIIAPEVIGMDALDQLGIDKLMIALDGTPNKGKLGANAILAVSMAVARAAADALDLPLYVYLGGFNAKQLPVPMMNIVNGGAHADNNVDVQEFMVLPVGAPSFKEALRMGAEIFHNLKSVLKGKGLNTAVGDEGGFAPNFTSNEDALSSIIEAIEKAGYKPGEDVLLGMDVASTEFFKDGKYVLEGEGKSFTPAEFVDLLASWVDKYPIVTIEDGCSEDDWEGWKLLTEKLGNKIQLVGDDLFVTNTERLEKGINEGIGNSILIKVNQIGTLTETFDAIEMAKRAGYTAVISHRSGESEDSTIADIAVATNAGQIKTGAPSRTDRVAKYNQLLRIEDQLGELAQYNGLKSFYNLKRK